The proteins below are encoded in one region of Sinorhizobium meliloti:
- a CDS encoding aldehyde dehydrogenase family protein: protein MTLHQNLIAGEWVGGDGVANINPSNTDDVVGEYARASAEDAKAAIAAAKAAFPAWSRSGILERHAILKKTADEILARKDELGRLLSREEGKTLAEGIGETVRAGQIFEFFAGETLRLAGEVVPSVRPGIGVEITREPAGVVGIITPWNFPIAIPAWKLAPALCYGNTIVFKPAELVPGCSWAIVDILHRAGLPKGVLNLVMGKGSVVGQAMLDSPDVQAITFTGSTATGKRVAVASVEHNRKYQLEMGGKNPFVVLDDADLAVAVEAAVNSAFFSTGQRCTASSRIIVTEGIHDRFVAAMGERIKGLVVDDALKPGTHIGPVVDQSQLNQDTDYIAIGKQEGAKLAFGGEVISRDTPGFYLQPALFTEATNEMRISREEIFGPVAAVIRVKDYDEALAVANDTPFGLSSGIATTSLKHATHFKRNAEAGMVMVNLPTAGVDFHVPFGGRKASSYGPREQGKYAAEFYTNVKTAYTLA, encoded by the coding sequence ATGACACTTCACCAGAACCTGATCGCCGGCGAATGGGTCGGCGGAGACGGCGTTGCGAACATCAATCCGTCGAACACCGATGATGTCGTCGGAGAATATGCACGCGCGAGCGCCGAAGACGCGAAAGCCGCGATCGCGGCGGCAAAGGCTGCCTTTCCCGCGTGGTCGCGCTCCGGCATTCTCGAGCGCCATGCGATCCTGAAGAAGACCGCCGACGAGATCCTGGCGCGCAAGGACGAGCTGGGACGCCTTCTCTCGCGCGAAGAGGGCAAGACGCTCGCCGAGGGTATCGGCGAGACGGTCCGCGCCGGCCAGATCTTCGAGTTCTTCGCCGGCGAGACCCTGCGTCTTGCGGGTGAGGTCGTCCCGTCGGTCCGGCCGGGGATCGGCGTCGAGATAACCCGCGAGCCGGCCGGCGTCGTCGGCATCATCACGCCTTGGAATTTCCCGATCGCCATTCCCGCCTGGAAGCTCGCCCCGGCGCTTTGCTACGGCAACACCATTGTCTTCAAGCCGGCCGAGCTCGTTCCGGGCTGTTCGTGGGCGATCGTCGACATCCTCCACCGGGCGGGTCTGCCGAAGGGCGTGTTGAACCTCGTCATGGGCAAGGGCTCGGTCGTCGGCCAGGCGATGCTCGACAGTCCGGACGTCCAGGCGATCACCTTCACCGGCTCGACCGCGACCGGAAAGCGGGTCGCCGTCGCCTCGGTCGAACATAACCGCAAGTACCAGCTGGAGATGGGCGGCAAGAACCCGTTCGTCGTGCTCGACGATGCCGATCTCGCCGTCGCCGTCGAAGCGGCGGTCAACTCAGCTTTCTTCTCGACCGGCCAGCGCTGCACCGCCTCGTCGCGGATCATCGTCACCGAAGGCATCCATGACCGGTTCGTCGCCGCCATGGGCGAGCGGATCAAGGGTCTCGTCGTCGACGACGCGCTGAAGCCCGGCACCCATATCGGACCGGTGGTCGATCAGAGCCAGCTCAACCAGGACACCGACTATATCGCCATCGGCAAACAGGAAGGCGCCAAGCTTGCCTTCGGCGGGGAGGTGATCTCGCGCGACACGCCCGGCTTCTATCTGCAGCCGGCGCTGTTCACCGAGGCGACCAACGAGATGCGCATCTCGCGCGAGGAAATCTTCGGGCCGGTCGCGGCCGTCATCCGCGTCAAGGACTACGACGAGGCGCTCGCCGTCGCCAACGACACGCCGTTCGGCCTGTCTTCGGGCATCGCCACCACCAGCCTAAAGCATGCGACGCACTTCAAGCGCAATGCCGAGGCCGGCATGGTGATGGTCAACCTGCCGACGGCGGGCGTCGATTTCCACGTGCCGTTTGGCGGCCGCAAGGCTTCCTCTTACGGCCCTCGTGAGCAGGGCAAATACGCCGCAGAGTTCTACACCAACGTCAAGACAGCCTACACGCTTGCCTGA
- the araD gene encoding L-arabinonate dehydratase: MKKKAEWPRKLRSQEWFGGTGKNAIMHRSWMKNQGLPADTFDGRPIIGICNTWSELTPCNAHLRDLAERVKRGVYEAGGFPVEFPVFSTGESTLRPTAMMFRNLAAMDVEESIRGNPVDGVVLLGGCDKTTPSLLMGAASVDIPAIVVSGGPMLNGKWRGKDVGSGTAIWQFSEMVKSGEMSLEEFMDAEQGMARSAGSCMTMGTASTMASMAEALGMTLSGNAAIPAVDARRRVISQLTGRRIVEMVKEDLKPSDILTKEAFENAIRVNGAVGGSTNAVLHLLALAGRVGVDLSLDDWDRLGRDVPTIVNLQPSGKYLMEEFYYAGGLPVVIKAVAEMGLLHNDAITVSGDTIWNDVKGVVNYNEDVILPREKALTKSGGIAVLRGNLAPRGAVLKPSAASPHLMQHKGRAVVFESIEDYHARINREDLDIDETCIMVLKYCGPKGYPGMAEVGNMGLPPKVLKKGITDMIRISDARMSGTAYGTVILHTAPEAAEGGPLALVENGDLIEVDIPNRTLHLHVSDEELARRRASWVSPVKPPTGGYGGLYIKTVMQADAGADLDFLVGARGSVVERDSH; this comes from the coding sequence ATGAAGAAGAAAGCTGAGTGGCCGCGCAAGCTCCGTTCGCAGGAGTGGTTCGGCGGTACTGGCAAGAATGCCATCATGCATCGCTCCTGGATGAAGAACCAGGGGCTTCCCGCCGACACCTTCGACGGGCGGCCGATCATCGGCATCTGTAACACCTGGTCGGAACTCACGCCGTGCAATGCGCATCTGCGCGACCTCGCTGAGCGCGTGAAGCGCGGGGTTTACGAGGCGGGAGGCTTCCCGGTGGAATTCCCGGTCTTCTCGACCGGTGAGAGCACGCTACGCCCGACGGCGATGATGTTCCGCAACCTGGCGGCGATGGATGTCGAGGAATCGATCCGCGGCAATCCGGTCGATGGCGTCGTCCTGCTCGGCGGCTGCGACAAGACTACGCCCAGCCTGTTGATGGGTGCGGCAAGCGTCGACATTCCGGCGATCGTCGTCTCCGGCGGCCCCATGCTCAATGGAAAGTGGCGCGGCAAGGACGTCGGGTCCGGCACGGCGATCTGGCAGTTTTCCGAAATGGTGAAGTCCGGCGAGATGTCGCTTGAGGAGTTCATGGACGCCGAGCAGGGCATGGCCCGTTCCGCGGGAAGCTGTATGACCATGGGCACGGCCTCGACCATGGCGTCGATGGCCGAAGCGCTAGGCATGACGCTTTCGGGCAATGCGGCCATTCCCGCGGTCGATGCGCGCCGCCGGGTGATTTCGCAGCTTACCGGCCGTCGCATTGTCGAGATGGTCAAGGAGGACTTGAAGCCCTCCGATATCCTGACCAAGGAGGCCTTCGAAAACGCCATCCGCGTTAACGGCGCCGTCGGCGGCTCGACCAATGCGGTCCTGCATCTGCTCGCGCTTGCGGGCCGTGTCGGCGTCGATCTTTCGCTGGACGATTGGGACAGACTCGGCCGCGATGTGCCGACCATCGTCAACCTCCAGCCTTCCGGCAAATATCTGATGGAGGAGTTCTATTATGCCGGCGGTCTGCCGGTCGTGATTAAGGCGGTCGCGGAGATGGGCCTCCTGCACAATGACGCCATCACCGTCAGCGGCGACACGATCTGGAACGACGTCAAGGGCGTCGTGAACTACAACGAGGACGTAATCCTGCCGCGGGAAAAGGCGCTGACGAAATCGGGCGGCATCGCCGTCCTGCGCGGCAATCTGGCGCCGCGCGGTGCTGTTCTGAAACCTTCGGCCGCTTCGCCGCACCTTATGCAGCACAAGGGCCGTGCGGTCGTATTCGAAAGCATTGAGGACTATCACGCACGCATCAACCGTGAGGATCTCGACATCGACGAGACCTGCATCATGGTACTGAAATATTGCGGCCCCAAAGGCTATCCGGGCATGGCCGAGGTCGGCAATATGGGCCTGCCGCCGAAGGTCCTGAAGAAGGGCATCACCGACATGATCCGTATTTCGGATGCTCGCATGTCGGGTACGGCCTACGGCACCGTCATCCTTCATACCGCGCCGGAAGCCGCGGAAGGCGGACCCCTGGCGCTCGTCGAGAATGGCGACCTGATCGAGGTTGACATCCCGAATCGCACGCTGCATCTCCATGTCTCCGACGAGGAACTTGCACGACGCCGTGCGTCCTGGGTATCGCCGGTAAAACCGCCCACGGGCGGTTATGGCGGCCTCTATATCAAGACCGTGATGCAGGCTGACGCCGGCGCCGATCTGGACTTCCTAGTCGGCGCGCGCGGATCGGTGGTCGAGCGCGACAGCCACTGA
- the iolG gene encoding inositol 2-dehydrogenase, which produces MTVRFGLLGAGRIGKVHAKAVSGNADARLVAVADAFPAAAEAIAGAYGCEVRTIDAIEAAADIDAVVICTPTDTHADLIERFARAGKAIFCEKPIDLDAERVRACLKVVSDTKAKLMVGFNRRFDPHFMAVRKAIDDGRIGEVEMVTITSRDPGAPPVDYIKRSGGIFRDMTIHDFDMARFLLGEEPVSVAATAAVLIDKAIGDAGDYDSVSVILQTASGKQAIISNSRRATYGYDQRIEVHGSKGAVAAENQRPVSIEIATGDGYTRPPLHDFFMTRYTEAYANEIESFIAAIEKGAEIAPSGNDGLAALALADAAVRSVAEKRQISIA; this is translated from the coding sequence ATGACAGTGAGATTTGGTCTTCTGGGCGCCGGGCGTATCGGCAAGGTTCATGCGAAAGCCGTCAGCGGCAATGCCGATGCCCGCCTTGTCGCGGTGGCGGATGCCTTTCCGGCCGCCGCGGAAGCGATCGCCGGCGCCTATGGATGCGAAGTCCGGACGATCGATGCGATCGAAGCTGCCGCCGACATCGACGCCGTGGTGATCTGCACGCCGACGGATACTCATGCCGATCTGATCGAGCGCTTCGCCCGTGCCGGCAAGGCAATCTTCTGCGAGAAGCCGATCGATCTCGACGCCGAGCGCGTCAGGGCCTGCCTGAAGGTCGTGTCCGACACCAAGGCCAAGCTGATGGTTGGCTTCAACCGCCGCTTCGACCCGCATTTCATGGCCGTGCGCAAGGCGATCGACGACGGGCGCATCGGCGAGGTCGAGATGGTGACGATCACCTCGCGCGATCCCGGTGCGCCGCCAGTCGACTACATCAAGCGTTCGGGCGGGATCTTCCGGGACATGACGATCCATGATTTCGACATGGCGCGTTTCCTCCTCGGCGAGGAGCCCGTTTCGGTCGCCGCGACTGCGGCCGTGCTCATCGACAAGGCGATCGGCGACGCCGGCGACTATGACAGCGTCTCAGTCATCCTGCAGACGGCATCCGGCAAGCAGGCGATCATCTCGAACTCGCGCCGCGCCACCTATGGTTACGACCAGCGTATCGAGGTTCACGGCTCCAAGGGCGCCGTCGCCGCTGAAAACCAGCGCCCCGTTTCGATCGAGATCGCGACCGGCGATGGCTACACGCGCCCGCCGCTGCACGATTTCTTCATGACGCGCTATACGGAAGCCTACGCCAACGAGATCGAAAGCTTCATAGCCGCAATAGAAAAAGGCGCCGAGATCGCGCCGTCGGGCAACGACGGCCTTGCCGCGCTGGCGCTCGCCGATGCGGCGGTCCGCTCGGTTGCGGAAAAGCGCCAGATCAGCATCGCCTGA
- the mmsB gene encoding multiple monosaccharide ABC transporter permease — protein sequence MVADTSTETTKPSIGDYLRNNIREYGLLVALVIIMLFFQFVTNGVLFRPVNITNLVLQNSFIVIMALGMLLIIVAGHIDLSVGSIVAFIGAISAIMLVKWGLPAFVVIPACLIVGGIMGAAQGYWVAYQKIPSFIVTLAGMLVFRGMTYVVLGGRPIGPFPKDFQILSTGFVPDFLYFLSPSPETIKNMVALVAVLLLVGYAIFAGVRNRRINEQHGTENEPFVFFAIQMAVISLVALFLGFQLSTYRGLPNVLVVMGVLIAVYTFVTTRSTIGRRIYAMGGNEKATKLSGINTERLTFYAFVNMGALAALAGMIITARLNSATPKAGVGFELDVIAACFIGGASASGGVGKITGAVIGAFIMGVMNNGMSIMGIGIDYQQLIKGLVLLAAVFFDVYNKNKGKG from the coding sequence ATGGTCGCCGATACGAGCACCGAAACCACCAAACCGTCGATCGGTGACTACCTCAGGAACAACATTCGCGAATACGGCCTGCTGGTCGCGCTCGTCATCATCATGCTGTTCTTCCAGTTCGTCACCAACGGCGTCCTCTTCAGGCCCGTCAACATCACGAACCTGGTGCTGCAGAACTCGTTCATCGTCATCATGGCGCTGGGCATGCTGCTGATCATCGTTGCCGGGCACATCGATCTGTCGGTCGGCTCCATCGTGGCCTTCATCGGCGCGATTTCGGCGATCATGCTCGTCAAATGGGGCTTGCCTGCCTTTGTGGTCATTCCCGCCTGCCTGATCGTGGGCGGTATCATGGGCGCGGCGCAGGGCTACTGGGTCGCCTATCAGAAGATCCCTTCCTTCATCGTCACGCTCGCCGGCATGCTGGTGTTCCGGGGAATGACCTATGTGGTCCTCGGCGGCCGTCCGATCGGACCGTTTCCGAAGGACTTCCAGATACTGTCGACCGGATTCGTTCCCGACTTTCTTTACTTCCTCAGCCCGAGCCCGGAGACGATCAAGAACATGGTCGCCCTGGTCGCCGTGCTGTTGCTCGTCGGCTATGCGATCTTTGCCGGGGTTCGCAATCGCCGGATCAACGAGCAGCACGGCACGGAGAACGAGCCGTTCGTCTTCTTCGCGATCCAGATGGCGGTCATCAGCCTGGTGGCACTGTTCCTCGGCTTCCAGCTTTCGACCTATCGGGGCCTGCCCAACGTCCTAGTCGTCATGGGCGTGCTGATCGCCGTCTACACCTTCGTCACCACGCGTTCGACGATCGGCCGCCGGATATACGCGATGGGCGGCAACGAGAAGGCGACCAAGCTCTCCGGCATCAATACCGAACGGCTGACCTTCTACGCCTTCGTGAACATGGGCGCGCTCGCGGCGCTTGCCGGCATGATCATCACGGCCCGTCTGAACTCGGCGACCCCGAAAGCCGGCGTCGGCTTCGAGCTCGACGTGATCGCGGCCTGCTTCATCGGCGGTGCGTCCGCCTCGGGTGGCGTCGGCAAGATTACCGGCGCGGTGATCGGCGCTTTCATCATGGGCGTCATGAACAACGGCATGTCCATCATGGGCATCGGCATCGACTACCAGCAATTGATCAAGGGCCTCGTGCTGCTCGCAGCCGTGTTCTTCGACGTCTACAACAAGAACAAGGGCAAGGGCTGA
- a CDS encoding LysR family transcriptional regulator, whose amino-acid sequence MLDGRQNAAGLTGELLETGLFRSGLKINHLRLILAIDDHRRISAAADSLGISQPAASRMLAEIEAIVKAPICERVARGVELTRYGEALARRARTIFLELREAAREINELKTGSGGSVSLGSVTGPGLNLAVPAIRQVSTAYPGIEINVQIDNSNVLTRELLAARHDFIVGRIPDDLNPRLFNLVEIGFEEVCLIVREGHPLLDKASASAHDLPAYDWVFQPPGTLLRRAVEDSFASAGVRLPATVINTSSTILTLSIVRNTNAIAPVALDVARLVAGNGTEAGEIRILPTEFPIRIKPYGLITAEGRALPPSAKLLYDLILKQSRA is encoded by the coding sequence ATGCTCGATGGCAGGCAGAATGCAGCCGGGCTCACAGGAGAACTGCTGGAAACGGGGCTTTTCCGCTCCGGATTGAAGATCAACCACTTGCGGCTCATCCTGGCGATCGACGACCATCGGCGCATCAGCGCCGCGGCCGATTCGCTCGGGATTTCGCAGCCGGCGGCATCGCGCATGCTCGCGGAGATCGAAGCGATCGTGAAGGCGCCGATCTGCGAGCGGGTGGCGCGCGGCGTCGAACTGACCCGCTACGGCGAGGCCCTGGCGCGCCGGGCCCGCACCATCTTTCTCGAGTTGCGCGAGGCTGCGCGCGAGATCAACGAGCTGAAGACCGGCAGCGGCGGATCGGTCTCGCTCGGATCGGTCACCGGCCCGGGACTCAATCTCGCAGTGCCGGCGATCCGCCAGGTGTCGACGGCCTATCCCGGGATCGAGATCAACGTGCAGATCGACAACAGCAACGTGCTGACGCGGGAGCTTCTGGCGGCGCGGCACGATTTCATCGTCGGGCGGATCCCCGACGACCTCAATCCGCGGCTGTTCAACCTGGTCGAAATCGGTTTCGAGGAGGTCTGCCTCATCGTCCGGGAGGGCCACCCGCTGTTGGACAAGGCGTCAGCCAGCGCCCACGACCTCCCGGCCTACGACTGGGTGTTCCAGCCGCCCGGTACACTGCTTCGACGCGCGGTCGAAGACAGTTTCGCTTCCGCCGGCGTCCGGCTTCCGGCAACGGTCATCAATACTTCATCGACCATCCTGACGCTGTCGATCGTGCGGAACACCAATGCGATCGCTCCGGTTGCGCTCGACGTCGCCAGGCTGGTGGCGGGCAACGGCACGGAAGCCGGCGAGATCCGGATTTTGCCGACCGAATTTCCGATCCGCATCAAACCCTATGGGCTGATCACGGCGGAAGGCCGGGCTCTCCCCCCGAGCGCAAAGCTGCTTTACGATCTGATCCTGAAGCAGAGCAGGGCGTGA
- the araD1 gene encoding AraD1 family protein — MLISQVRKEDGSVIVAVRAPGETARAVRGAESVYALAMEAANSGRSLRDVVDAKGFGETIDLEEAYSQGRLLSPITHPDPAHLHLTGTGLTHLGSAATRDAMHKKATEATEETLTDSMKMFRMGLEGGKPKSGEKGVQPEWFYKGNGTTAVAPGEPLVSPSFAEDGGEEPEMAGIYVISDKGVPFRLGFAVANEFSDHKTERVNYLWLAHSKLRQASFGPEIRIGAAPEDIRGASRILRGGKVLWEKPFLSGEANMSHSFANLEYHHFKYGLFRAPGDIHVHMFGTATLSFGDGIRTEEGDVFEIEAKEFGLPLRNPLAIAAEEEVAVHQL; from the coding sequence GTGCTGATTTCTCAGGTCAGGAAAGAAGACGGTTCGGTTATCGTCGCCGTGCGTGCCCCGGGCGAGACGGCGCGTGCCGTCAGGGGAGCGGAGAGCGTCTATGCTCTGGCGATGGAAGCGGCCAATAGCGGCCGGAGCCTCAGGGACGTCGTCGACGCCAAGGGCTTTGGCGAAACGATCGATCTCGAGGAAGCCTATTCCCAGGGGCGGCTGCTTTCGCCGATCACGCATCCCGATCCCGCCCACCTGCATCTGACGGGGACCGGGCTCACGCATCTTGGCTCCGCTGCAACGCGCGACGCGATGCACAAGAAGGCGACGGAAGCGACCGAGGAAACGCTGACCGACTCTATGAAGATGTTCCGCATGGGCCTCGAAGGCGGTAAGCCGAAGTCCGGTGAGAAAGGCGTGCAGCCGGAATGGTTCTACAAGGGCAACGGCACCACGGCTGTGGCCCCGGGCGAGCCGCTCGTGTCTCCGTCCTTCGCGGAGGATGGCGGCGAGGAGCCCGAAATGGCCGGCATCTATGTGATCTCCGACAAGGGCGTCCCCTTCCGGCTCGGCTTTGCGGTTGCCAACGAGTTCTCAGATCACAAGACCGAGCGGGTCAATTATCTGTGGCTCGCACATTCGAAGCTCCGGCAGGCGAGCTTCGGGCCGGAAATCCGCATCGGCGCGGCTCCCGAGGATATTCGCGGGGCATCGCGCATCCTTCGCGGCGGCAAGGTGCTGTGGGAGAAGCCTTTCCTTTCCGGTGAGGCGAACATGTCGCACAGCTTCGCCAATCTCGAATATCACCATTTCAAATACGGACTCTTCCGCGCACCGGGAGACATCCACGTCCACATGTTCGGCACGGCGACGCTCTCTTTCGGTGACGGCATCCGCACGGAGGAGGGAGACGTATTCGAAATCGAAGCCAAGGAATTCGGCCTGCCCCTGCGCAATCCGCTGGCGATCGCGGCGGAGGAAGAGGTCGCTGTCCATCAGCTCTGA
- the chvE gene encoding multiple monosaccharide ABC transporter substrate-binding protein: MKFFTSLLAAAAITVAGFAAPAVAQEKGMVGISMPTKTSTRWISDGETMEKLFKEAGYAPDLQFADDDIPNQLAQIENMVTKGAKVLVIGAIDGTTLSDILQKAADAGVKVIAYDRLIRDSGNVDYYATFDNFQVGVLQATSLVEGLKLDSATEPKNVELFGGSPDDNNAFFFYDGAMSVLQPLIDSGKIVVKSGQMGMDQVGTLRWDGAVAQARMENLLSSAYTDAKVDGVLSPYDGLSIGIISALKGVGYGSGDMPMPIVTGQDAELPSVKSILAGEQYSTVFKDTRELAKVTVNMVNAIMDGKEPEVNDTKTYENGVKVVPSYLLKPVSVDKSNAKDVLVGSGYYTEDQLNN; the protein is encoded by the coding sequence ATGAAATTCTTTACTTCGCTTCTCGCGGCTGCGGCGATCACGGTCGCCGGCTTCGCTGCGCCGGCAGTCGCCCAGGAAAAGGGCATGGTCGGCATCTCCATGCCCACCAAGACGTCGACGCGCTGGATTTCCGACGGCGAGACCATGGAGAAGCTGTTCAAGGAGGCCGGCTATGCGCCGGACCTGCAGTTCGCCGACGATGACATTCCGAACCAGTTGGCGCAGATCGAGAACATGGTGACCAAGGGCGCGAAGGTCCTCGTCATCGGCGCCATCGACGGCACGACGCTCTCCGACATCCTGCAGAAGGCTGCCGATGCCGGCGTCAAGGTCATCGCCTACGACCGCCTGATCCGCGATTCCGGCAATGTCGACTACTACGCCACCTTCGACAACTTCCAGGTCGGCGTGCTGCAGGCGACATCGCTCGTCGAGGGTCTGAAGCTCGACAGTGCCACCGAGCCGAAGAACGTCGAACTTTTCGGCGGCTCGCCGGACGACAACAACGCCTTCTTTTTCTACGACGGCGCGATGTCCGTCCTGCAACCTCTGATCGACAGCGGCAAGATCGTCGTCAAGTCCGGCCAGATGGGCATGGACCAGGTCGGCACGCTGCGCTGGGATGGCGCCGTGGCTCAGGCCCGAATGGAAAACCTTCTGTCGTCCGCGTATACCGATGCGAAGGTCGATGGCGTTCTGTCGCCCTATGACGGTCTGTCGATCGGCATCATCTCGGCTCTGAAGGGCGTCGGTTACGGCTCCGGCGACATGCCGATGCCGATCGTCACCGGTCAGGACGCCGAACTGCCGTCGGTCAAGTCGATCCTCGCCGGCGAACAGTATTCCACGGTCTTCAAGGACACCCGTGAACTGGCCAAGGTCACCGTCAACATGGTCAACGCGATCATGGATGGCAAGGAGCCGGAGGTCAACGACACGAAGACCTATGAAAACGGCGTCAAGGTCGTTCCGTCCTACCTCCTGAAGCCCGTTTCCGTCGACAAGTCCAACGCCAAGGACGTTCTCGTCGGTTCCGGCTACTACACGGAAGATCAGCTCAACAACTGA
- the mmsA gene encoding multiple monosaccharide ABC transporter ATP-binding protein — MDNIILEMRGITKTFPGVKALDNVSFKVREGEIHALVGENGAGKSTLMKVLSGVYPAGTYEGEIHYDGELRQFSTISDSEELGIIIIHQELALVPLLSIAENIFLGNEVAEKGVIHWPQTFARTQELLKKVGLNESPATLITDIGVGKQQLVEIAKALSKKVRLLILDEPTASLNENDSDALLKLLMEFRSQGMTSIIISHKLNEIKKVADQITILRDGGTVETLDCHKEDISEDRIINGMVGRAMEDRYPPREPKIGDTLLEVKNWNVYHQHHRDRQFLHDVSFKVRAGEVVGIAGLMGAGRTETAMSVFGKSWGHKITGEVTMHGRPVDVSTIPKAIKAGLAYVTEDRKQLGLVLINNIMHNTTLANLHAVASNGVIDERKERKVAAEYRSKLRIRSHSIYQETVNLSGGNQQKVVLSKWLFTNPEVLILDEPTRGIDIGAKYEIYTIINQLAAEGKGILMISSEMPELLGTCDRIYVMNEGRMVAELSKEEASQESIMRAIMRSGEKH, encoded by the coding sequence ATGGACAATATCATTCTTGAAATGCGGGGCATTACGAAGACGTTTCCGGGCGTCAAGGCCCTGGACAATGTCTCGTTCAAGGTCCGCGAAGGCGAGATCCACGCGCTTGTCGGGGAAAACGGCGCCGGCAAGTCGACCTTGATGAAGGTGCTGAGCGGAGTCTATCCGGCCGGCACCTATGAGGGCGAGATCCATTACGACGGCGAGCTTCGCCAGTTCAGCACGATCTCGGACAGCGAAGAGCTCGGCATCATCATCATCCATCAGGAACTGGCGCTCGTTCCGCTGCTTTCGATCGCCGAGAACATCTTTCTCGGCAACGAGGTGGCCGAAAAGGGCGTGATCCACTGGCCGCAGACCTTTGCCCGCACCCAGGAGCTCCTGAAGAAAGTGGGCCTGAACGAGTCCCCCGCGACGCTGATCACCGATATCGGCGTCGGCAAGCAGCAGCTGGTGGAGATTGCCAAGGCGCTTTCGAAGAAAGTCCGCCTGCTGATCCTCGACGAGCCGACCGCATCCCTCAACGAAAACGACTCCGACGCGCTTTTGAAGCTGCTCATGGAGTTCCGCAGCCAGGGCATGACGTCGATCATCATCTCTCACAAGCTCAACGAGATTAAGAAGGTTGCCGACCAGATCACCATCCTGCGCGATGGCGGAACGGTAGAGACGCTCGACTGTCACAAGGAAGACATCAGCGAGGACCGGATCATCAACGGCATGGTCGGCCGGGCCATGGAAGACCGCTATCCGCCGCGTGAACCGAAGATCGGTGACACGCTGCTCGAGGTGAAGAACTGGAACGTCTACCATCAGCATCACCGCGACCGGCAGTTCCTGCATGACGTCAGCTTCAAGGTTCGCGCCGGCGAGGTCGTCGGCATCGCCGGGCTGATGGGCGCCGGCCGCACCGAGACGGCGATGAGCGTTTTCGGCAAGTCCTGGGGCCACAAGATCACCGGCGAGGTGACGATGCATGGCCGGCCGGTGGACGTGAGCACGATTCCCAAGGCCATCAAGGCAGGTCTTGCCTATGTAACGGAGGACCGCAAGCAGCTCGGCCTCGTGCTGATCAACAACATCATGCACAACACCACGCTCGCCAATCTGCATGCGGTCGCATCGAACGGCGTCATCGACGAGCGCAAGGAACGGAAGGTCGCCGCCGAATATCGCTCGAAGCTCCGCATCCGTTCCCATTCGATCTATCAGGAGACGGTCAACCTCTCTGGCGGGAACCAGCAGAAGGTCGTCCTGTCCAAGTGGCTGTTCACCAATCCCGAAGTCCTCATACTCGATGAGCCGACGCGCGGTATCGACATCGGCGCGAAGTATGAGATCTACACCATCATCAACCAGCTCGCGGCCGAGGGCAAAGGCATCCTGATGATCTCGTCGGAGATGCCGGAGCTGCTCGGGACCTGCGATCGCATCTATGTCATGAACGAGGGGCGCATGGTGGCCGAGCTTTCCAAGGAGGAAGCAAGCCAGGAATCGATCATGCGCGCCATCATGCGTTCAGGGGAGAAACACTAA